A region of Deltaproteobacteria bacterium DNA encodes the following proteins:
- the nagZ gene encoding beta-N-acetylhexosaminidase, whose amino-acid sequence MDEFDREAARCVFVGIQGHAPSPSELDLIRRGVGGVILFARNVVDPGQVAELSRTLKAAAGGPLLICIDQEGGRVQRLKPPHWTAWPSMRRLGEIDQQGGVGDMNGTVVVERVGQMIARELSACGIDLDFAPVVDVDTNPRNPVIGDRSFSRDPRRVARLGVAMAQALERAGVASCVKHFPGHGDTSQDSHLTLPRLAHDDKRLWEVELVPFVAAARAGLASVMTAHVRFETLDRLPATLSPVALRLLREDVEFRGCCISDDLEMHAISDTWGVPDAAELSIDAGCDAVLVCHTLQHQHDSIDAIARGARAGPLPRERLAEASSRVEALQKFARPASAIDPRAAAGSCGTVEHRQFAERLMETAARIERPIDPTERRA is encoded by the coding sequence ATGGACGAGTTCGACCGCGAGGCAGCGCGCTGCGTCTTCGTCGGGATCCAGGGACACGCTCCCAGCCCTTCCGAACTGGACCTCATCCGCCGCGGCGTCGGGGGGGTCATCCTCTTTGCCCGCAACGTGGTCGACCCGGGTCAGGTCGCGGAGCTTTCGCGAACGCTGAAAGCCGCCGCCGGCGGTCCGCTCCTGATCTGCATCGACCAGGAAGGAGGACGGGTCCAGCGGCTCAAGCCTCCGCATTGGACGGCCTGGCCCAGCATGCGCCGCCTCGGCGAGATCGATCAGCAGGGCGGCGTCGGAGACATGAACGGAACGGTGGTCGTCGAGCGCGTGGGCCAGATGATTGCCCGCGAGCTTTCCGCCTGCGGGATCGACCTGGACTTCGCGCCGGTGGTCGACGTCGACACCAACCCGCGCAACCCCGTGATCGGCGACCGCTCGTTTTCACGGGATCCGCGGCGCGTCGCCCGGCTCGGCGTCGCGATGGCGCAGGCTCTCGAGCGCGCCGGCGTGGCGAGCTGCGTGAAGCACTTCCCCGGCCACGGCGACACCTCGCAGGACTCGCACCTCACGCTGCCGCGCCTCGCTCACGACGACAAGCGGCTGTGGGAGGTCGAGTTGGTCCCGTTCGTCGCCGCTGCGCGGGCGGGCCTCGCCTCGGTGATGACGGCGCACGTCCGGTTCGAAACGCTCGATCGGCTTCCCGCCACGCTCTCACCGGTCGCGCTGCGGCTGCTGCGCGAGGACGTCGAGTTCCGCGGATGCTGCATCTCCGACGATCTGGAGATGCACGCCATCTCCGATACCTGGGGCGTGCCCGACGCCGCGGAGCTGTCCATCGACGCCGGCTGCGACGCGGTCCTCGTCTGCCACACGCTGCAACACCAGCACGACTCCATCGACGCGATTGCCCGGGGCGCGCGGGCGGGTCCCCTGCCCCGCGAGCGGCTCGCCGAGGCGTCTTCCCGCGTCGAGGCGTTGCAGAAGTTCGCCCGTCCAGCCAGCGCCATCGATCCTCGCGCCGCAGCGGGATCCTGCGGAACCGTGGAGCACCGCCAGTTCGCGGAACGGCTGATGGAGACGGCAGCACGCATCGAACGCCCGATCGATCCCACCGAACGCCGCGCGTAA
- a CDS encoding DUF58 domain-containing protein, which produces APGDEIKHIDWRAFAKLDKYYVKRFEMETNLRALLVLDASGSMAYGRGAMTKLQYASVCAGALAYLLARQGDQVGLCVAGDGGTSEGVREFLPFASSPTHVQELLRMLEGSQGKGPTLLPAALDFTAEKAGRRALVVVLSDLFDATEQSLPALKMLRSRRHDVLLLQTLDREELDFPFDDPTRFLSMEDDRQIEAQPRQIRESYLVEMRRFLESTRKELARSDVEVEQIATDAAPDRVLLKLLARREAA; this is translated from the coding sequence ACGCGCCCGGCGACGAGATCAAGCACATCGACTGGCGCGCCTTCGCCAAGCTGGACAAGTACTACGTCAAGCGCTTCGAGATGGAGACCAACCTCCGCGCGCTCCTCGTGCTCGACGCCAGCGGGAGCATGGCGTACGGCCGCGGGGCGATGACCAAGCTCCAGTACGCGTCGGTCTGCGCCGGCGCCCTCGCGTATCTGCTCGCGCGCCAAGGCGACCAGGTGGGTCTCTGCGTCGCGGGCGACGGAGGCACATCGGAGGGAGTGCGCGAATTCCTGCCTTTCGCGTCCTCGCCCACGCACGTGCAGGAGCTGCTCCGGATGCTCGAGGGATCGCAGGGGAAGGGACCGACCCTGTTGCCGGCGGCGCTCGACTTCACCGCCGAGAAAGCGGGGCGGCGCGCGCTCGTAGTCGTGCTCAGCGATCTCTTCGATGCCACCGAGCAGAGCTTGCCGGCCTTGAAGATGCTTCGCTCGCGCCGCCATGACGTCCTGCTCCTGCAGACGCTCGATCGCGAGGAGCTGGACTTCCCCTTCGACGACCCGACCCGCTTCCTCTCCATGGAAGACGACCGGCAGATCGAGGCCCAGCCGCGGCAGATCCGCGAGAGCTACCTCGTGGAGATGCGCCGGTTCCTGGAGAGCACCCGCAAGGAGCTGGCCCGCTCGGACGTCGAGGTGGAGCAGATCGCCACCGACGCCGCTCCGGACCGCGTGCTCCTCAAGCTCCTCGCCCGCAGGGAAGCCGCCTGA
- the dacB gene encoding D-alanyl-D-alanine carboxypeptidase/D-alanyl-D-alanine-endopeptidase encodes MQTFDYRTVLLPGGRSPDNLSCWSLGERFKVKRTLAVVVLAVAPLAARGAQSDREALRKAVEQLLSQPPLSNARVALQVESLDDGQVIYSRNPDDLLNPASNTKLVTAAAGLLRLGPEYRFITDYLADKPMAHGRIGTLYVKGRGDPSVTTERLDGLVSDLWHRGVRTIGAIVLDDSFFDREEFGPGWEQEPSDKAWAAGVGALSLNHNAVAIYITPGDKVGARAKVEVEPDSRDYFIIDNRVTTVRANGRRKLRPRAIPEGDRTRIVVDGRIPLRAESMVMPRRVGDPAFYYGQTLRMLLRQRGIRVTGGVKRGAIPQTALLIQGYESPELAEIIRDMNKISSNFIAEMVVKTLGAELKGTPGSWPKGLEVAEDLLAELGIPRGTYVLKNGSGLNDTNRFTARQLATLLQAVWKRFPVASEFVSSLGIAARDGTMRLRMEGTDAAGRLRAKTGTLERVTALSGYVQSLGGERFVFSVLVNDWSGKSAPVISSIDRLGGMLAALGAPEAGVREAALAAATLPQEAQPAELRARIATYAGLASAGDKKNLPFLRSALRSERDPLLRIVLADAVYRSDPDQGGGVLLEVMPPSAELFLRLRSVGRELALPVPAVSSLLDLAVDGSAEALARLFALAPLARGTHRDEQLAALLSDGLVEVGDASPDEMFTGLRAAPAAQAQAAVELVAVGVEQTGTDVARYPLALALRKEIADASAPDAQLEVWLAAIERRPARPPEAVVHAAPPQAPAPAAQPSAAPTPPGPPGASPVPVPAAAPVPAPTPAVAPTKADAGAHPSSASRTGPAVLVTPATDAKPASAVCTAQSPACPGGG; translated from the coding sequence ATGCAAACGTTTGATTACCGGACAGTTTTATTGCCGGGCGGACGATCGCCTGATAACCTTTCATGCTGGAGCCTGGGCGAAAGGTTCAAGGTGAAACGGACACTGGCGGTCGTGGTGCTCGCGGTGGCGCCGCTTGCGGCGCGGGGGGCTCAGTCCGACCGCGAGGCGTTGCGCAAGGCGGTCGAGCAACTGCTCTCGCAGCCGCCGCTCTCGAACGCCCGGGTGGCGCTCCAAGTGGAGTCGCTGGATGACGGGCAGGTCATCTACTCGCGCAATCCGGACGACCTCCTCAATCCCGCTTCCAATACCAAGCTGGTGACAGCCGCGGCGGGCCTGTTGCGCCTCGGTCCGGAGTACCGCTTCATCACCGACTATCTCGCCGACAAGCCGATGGCGCACGGCCGGATCGGCACCCTGTACGTGAAGGGCCGCGGCGATCCGTCGGTGACGACCGAGCGTCTCGACGGGCTGGTCTCCGACCTCTGGCACCGCGGCGTCCGCACCATCGGCGCCATCGTGCTCGACGACTCGTTCTTCGATCGGGAGGAGTTCGGGCCGGGTTGGGAACAGGAACCGAGCGACAAGGCCTGGGCCGCGGGCGTCGGCGCGCTCTCGCTCAACCACAACGCCGTCGCGATCTACATCACGCCGGGCGACAAGGTCGGGGCGCGGGCGAAGGTGGAGGTCGAGCCGGACTCCCGCGACTACTTCATCATCGACAACCGGGTGACGACCGTTCGCGCGAACGGCCGGCGCAAGCTGCGGCCGCGCGCCATTCCCGAGGGCGACCGGACGCGCATCGTCGTCGACGGCCGGATCCCGCTCCGCGCGGAGTCGATGGTCATGCCCCGGCGCGTGGGCGATCCGGCGTTCTATTACGGGCAGACATTGCGCATGCTGCTGCGGCAGCGCGGCATCCGCGTCACGGGCGGCGTCAAGCGAGGCGCGATTCCGCAGACGGCGTTGTTGATCCAGGGCTACGAGTCGCCCGAGCTGGCCGAAATCATCCGCGACATGAACAAGATTTCCTCGAACTTCATCGCCGAGATGGTGGTGAAGACGCTCGGAGCCGAGCTGAAGGGGACGCCGGGGTCGTGGCCCAAGGGCCTGGAAGTGGCGGAGGACCTGCTCGCCGAGCTGGGGATTCCCCGCGGAACCTACGTGCTCAAGAACGGCAGCGGACTGAACGACACCAATCGGTTCACCGCGCGCCAGCTCGCGACCCTCTTGCAGGCGGTGTGGAAGCGGTTCCCGGTGGCCTCGGAGTTCGTCTCCTCTCTGGGGATCGCGGCGCGCGACGGCACCATGCGCCTGCGCATGGAAGGTACCGACGCCGCCGGCCGGCTGCGAGCGAAGACCGGTACGCTCGAGCGGGTCACCGCGCTCTCCGGATACGTGCAGAGCCTCGGAGGCGAGCGATTCGTCTTCTCGGTGCTGGTGAACGACTGGTCGGGAAAAAGCGCTCCGGTCATTTCGTCCATCGATCGCCTCGGCGGCATGCTCGCCGCACTCGGCGCGCCCGAGGCGGGAGTGCGGGAAGCCGCACTGGCCGCGGCCACGCTGCCGCAGGAGGCGCAGCCCGCCGAGCTGAGGGCGCGCATCGCCACGTATGCGGGGCTCGCCTCGGCGGGCGACAAGAAGAACCTGCCCTTCCTGCGCTCCGCCCTGCGCAGCGAGCGCGATCCGCTGCTGCGCATCGTGCTCGCCGACGCCGTGTATCGGAGCGATCCGGATCAGGGCGGCGGTGTCCTCCTGGAGGTGATGCCGCCGTCGGCAGAGCTGTTCCTGCGGCTGCGCAGCGTCGGACGGGAGCTCGCGCTGCCGGTTCCGGCGGTGTCGTCGCTGCTAGACCTGGCCGTCGACGGCAGCGCCGAAGCGCTGGCCCGTCTCTTCGCCCTGGCGCCGCTCGCCCGCGGAACGCACCGGGACGAGCAGCTCGCTGCCCTCCTCTCCGACGGCCTCGTCGAGGTGGGCGACGCTTCCCCCGACGAGATGTTCACGGGGCTCCGCGCCGCGCCGGCCGCGCAGGCCCAGGCCGCCGTGGAGCTGGTCGCGGTGGGCGTCGAGCAGACCGGGACCGACGTCGCGCGCTATCCGCTCGCGCTCGCGCTGCGCAAGGAGATCGCGGACGCGAGCGCGCCCGACGCGCAGCTCGAGGTCTGGCTTGCCGCCATCGAGCGCCGTCCGGCGCGGCCGCCGGAGGCGGTGGTCCATGCGGCGCCACCGCAGGCGCCTGCACCGGCCGCGCAACCCTCCGCTGCGCCGACGCCACCGGGACCACCGGGCGCAAGCCCCGTACCCGTGCCGGCCGC